In the genome of Pieris napi chromosome 16, ilPieNapi1.2, whole genome shotgun sequence, one region contains:
- the LOC125057449 gene encoding UDP-glucosyltransferase 2-like, whose product MNCIVILIFIIITLQPSCNSLNIIGIFPYQGKSHFFVHRVYLQELVKRGHNVTVISHFPESDPPSNYHDVSLAGSIKILEDAIPLKRSYKTISDIVIFLTGAGRENCQVMLANKNVQNLLRDKPKFDIAVVEQFNSDCGLGVAYILGAPVIGITSHILMPWTYSRFGIPNHPACVSSHFLEGGTKPTLYQRVERVLFDFYFKMLYYVSQQRDQDTLAKHFDNIPPLEQLARDIKILLLYHNFVLTGSRLFPANVIEVGGYHVVKAKPLTGDLLKFVEEAEHGVIYISFGSVVKSSTMPDEKLQAVLGAISELPQRFIWKWESKTTLLDQNKLYLAEWLPQVDILGHPKTLAFLTHAGMGGTTEAIHFGVPVVAMPVLGDQPSNAAAIEESGLGVQLQIEDLTKDNLIAAFKKVLDPKFKANVDEISKAWHDRPMPPLESAVYWTEFVARHPNITYKTAAVDTPLYQYLYLDVISVFSIAIVLIYAVLRWLISGICRRTILNERNIKNVEKKSKRA is encoded by the exons ATGAACTGTATTgtgatattgatatttattataattactctACAACCATCTTGTAATTCACTCAATATTATAGGAATATTCCCTTATCAAGGCAAGAGCCATTTCTTCGTGCATCGCGTGTATTTACAAGAGCTTGTCAAACGAGGACACAACGTAACTGTTATATCACACTTCCCAGAAAGTGATCCACCTTCTAATTACCATGATGTTAGCTTAGCGGGGAGTATTAAGATTCTAGAAGATGCTATTCCCCTTAAAAGATcgtataaaacaatttcagACATAGTAATATTCCTTACTGGTGCCGGGCGTGAAAACTGCCAAGTAATGTtagcaaataaaaatgttcagAACCTTTTGAGAGATAAACCTAAGTTTGATATCGCTGTAGTTGAACAGTTTAATAGTGATTGCGGTTTGGGAGTGGCTTACATACTCGGAGCTCCAGTAATTGGAATTACATCCCACATACTAATGCCTTGGACGTATAGCAGGTTCGGAATACCAAATCACCCGGCGTGTGTGTCGTCTCACTTTTTGGAAGGAGGAACAAAACCGACACTTTACCAAAGAGTGGAACGGGTTCTAttcgatttttattttaaaatgttgtattatGTATCACAACAACGCGATCAGGATACTCTTGCTAAGCACTTCGATAATATACCACCTTTGGAACAACTGGCGCGGGACATAAAAATTCTACTATTATACCATAACTTTGTTCTCACTGGTTCCCGGTTATTTCCAGCGAACGTTATTGAAGTGGGAGGTTACCATGTAGTTAAAGCAAAACCATTGACCGGT GATCTTTTGAAGTTTGTTGAAGAGGCTGAACATGGTGTTATATACATAAGTTTTGGCTCGGTTGTCAAAAGTTCCACTATGCCTGATGAAAAGCTGCAAGCAGTTTTAGGAGCGATTTCTGAACTACCCCAGCGTTTTATTTGGAAGTGGGAGAGCAAAACTACATTGTTGGACCAAAATAAACTTTACCTTGCTGAATGGTTGCCACAAGTCGATATATTAG gACACCCTAAAACGTTAGCTTTCCTTACTCACGCGGGCATGGGAGGAACAACAGAAGCCATTCATTTTGGAGTGCCTGTAGTCGCAATGCCCGTTTTAGGAGACCAGCCTTCTAATGCAGCTGCAATCGAAGAGAGTGGTCTAGGGGTTCAGTTACAAATTGAAGATCTTACTAAGGATAACCTTATTGCAGCGTTTAAAAAAGTCCTAGATCCAAA ATTCAAAGCAAATGTGGACGAAATATCAAAAGCATGGCACGATCGACCAATGCCACCCTTGGAGAGTGCGGTTTACTGGACTGAGTTCGTGGCTCGTCACCCGAACATCACTTACAAAACTGCGGCCGTCGACACCCCCCTGTATCAATATTTATACCTTGACGTTATTAGCGTATTTTCTATAGCTATCGTTTTAATATATGCTGTTCTTAGATGGCTTATATCGGGAATATGTCGAAGAACAATACTAAatgaaagaaatattaaaaacgttGAGAAAAAATCAAAACGAGCTTAA
- the LOC125057517 gene encoding uncharacterized protein LOC125057517 — MACCCKPGRSNKSSVSCLGRCDLPKHHCLEKHDVKPGPIPKHMGWLYTAKDAPEHQLRCGWRPGHISCPVLKRIEQHNCMKTNECTPCPSATCSRPCSKPCCMPPKCVAACPSSISCCKQPCTQPLIRIIRHGGQYTICTKPSNVSNAPSGPYPLKYVLNTDGDDTASTNVKYSVEAKFNDYHFDYTSSQTSFVLDFSPPEQKCYKPCPKKSLMCLPC; from the exons ATGGCCTGCTGCTGTAAACCTGGGCGat caAATAAATCGTCCGTAAGTTGCCTGGGACGGTGTGATCTGCCCAAACATCACTGTTTAGAAAAACATGACGTCAAGCCCGGTCCTATACCAAAACATATGGGATGGCTTTACACAGCCAAAGATGCGCCTGAGCATCAG TTGCGCTGCGGTTGGCGGCCAGGCCACATCTCATGTCCAGTGCTCAAACGCATCGAGCAGCATAATTGTATGAAAACAAACGAATGCACTCCATGCCCATCAGCAACCTGCTCCAGGCCTTGCAGCAAGCCATGCTGCATGCCACCAAAATGCGTAGCAGCATGCCCTTCATCCATATCCTGTTGCAAACAGCCTTGCACCCAACCCCTAATACGAATAATACGACATGGCGGACAGTACACAATATGCACGAAACCTTCAAACGTCAGCAACGCTCCGTCTGGCCCTTATCCACTGAAATATGTCCTAAACACTGATGGTGATGATACGGCGAGTACAAACGTAAAGTACAGTGTAGAGGCCAAGTTCAATGATTACCATTTTGACTACACCAGCTCACAAACATCGTTTGTATTGGACTTTTCACCCCCTGAACAAAAGTGTTACAAGCCCTGCCCGAAGAAAAGTTTAATGTGTTTACCATgttaa
- the LOC125057244 gene encoding mitochondrial import inner membrane translocase subunit Tim9-like, translated as MAASVEMTEADQIKTFKDFLVHYNKLSELCFNDCVHDFTSRTLRSTEEKCIANCMDKYLRTNQRVSQRFHEFQMVANENMMALAQKSGNPS; from the exons atggctGCTTCAGTGGAAATGACCGAAGCTGATCAAATTAAAACG TTCAAGGACTTTCTTGTTCATTACAATAAGTTATCGGAGCTGTGCTTCAATGATTGTGTTCATGACTTTACATCCAGAACTTTAAGATCAACTgag GAAAAATGCATTGCTAATTGTATGGATAAATATTTACGGACAAACCAGAGGGTGTCACAAAGATTCCATGAATTCCAAATGGTTGCTAACGAGAATATGATGGCATTAGCTCAAAAATCTGGAAATCCTAGCTAA